In Aptenodytes patagonicus chromosome 6, bAptPat1.pri.cur, whole genome shotgun sequence, one genomic interval encodes:
- the AMER3 gene encoding APC membrane recruitment protein 3 has translation MELKRGKTFIKSSVQHEKVPPVHTVPINKDDTGKDKKAALEGNQSVAEVQLACLATHKNYRFSTRTARNGAGDNCLEKSPGSSYKLVRKSKTHDCVTEADKTEDCSPSSMICEEGFSGKGKGRLVNSISFSGMSSSSSKKECVVSPSQSACSSQMIDYRNFVPQMPFVPAVAKTIPRKRISLKRSKKGLRDIFHIKKNKPESLTFLVEKDKNLSSPGCKSELSGRLAKYLFKTGETFAADCLSQDCSDSELQSDSSYDCCNTLCEDVASLKSFDSLTGCGEIFADESSAHLELENSKEVLLRRSKCKDSPVMGSFQGGVEQLASPGQNETVEFAKFWDNINKSVRLHQSALFDKKLLKIPGPEVEKATSQAATSVTDPQVSPNKDGDNSKESSTETETPKSDNQESTSTSDEGYYDSFSPGQDDDMKEAQTPGVPGRFPRDSYSGDALYELFYDPNEVKINPVLDDDLCTSESISEQAIEIPLSIYSFHVGAEENMASQPALDIISQGFFHSTWKGKECLLKLCDTELSLTMGIINWLRKHSGLISSPDSLPSLQSQTEKSNGSLIPPSPTPEQKVSTEAQQEKPNKEESNTFNLCVSLDESKHATQASSVNVAERDHSLESCPNTSNLDFQGNEGSHHKDSSTVPGTVEATRASSYAPQSQANGDNLQTSSTENKKVTISEGCETSGDKNPQPEKLNRESGSQSSENPLLDDNHEVESCYSYKTAATSLLDPLEREDRNKPMYHTLSISCDKPLQPLALRRFQSYISPTPTENSTNIVQLLERCVTQVASLKISYENKHLEDRCIGNEINNIIRKISQYKNKLFLQNECNCIAQNPECSSIPSTNQYNYETSFQSSSLYNLKQNGEQVCSEDEKSRAKILDEVTRSKINFEYAQLNNQALSYLKDFTFDLSPSDSAPATTLSRPTFLPLFNSVCSDIPATLSQASYSTTVSLADSLQSKEAAQCSPGPWSYAETPCRGLAGGSALSPHPEAATLDTAVTGRNHQ, from the coding sequence ATGGAGCTCAAGAGGGGAAAGACCTTCATAAAATCCAGCGTGCAACATGAGAAAGTGCCACCAGTGCACACAGTTCCTATCAACAAAGATGAtacagggaaagacaaaaaggcagctctggagggaAACCAAAGTGTAGCTGAAGTCCAGCTGGCATGTTTGGCCACGCACAAGAACTACAGATTTTCCACCAGAACAGCGAGGAATGGGGCTGGTGACAACTGCCTGGAAAAATCACCTGGGTCCTCCTACAAACTCGTAAGGAAGAGTAAAACCCATGACTGTGTTACTGAGGCAGACAAAACAGAGgactgcagccccagcagcatgATTTGTGAGGAAGGTTTTTCTGGAAAGGGTAAGGGCCGACTTGTCAATAGCATCAGCTTTTCAGGGATGTCCAGCTCCAGCAGTAAGAAAGAGTGTGTGGTCAGCCCCAGCCAGTCTGCATGCAGCAGTCAGATGATCGATTACAGGAACTTTGTGCCACAGATGCCTTTTGTACCAGCTGTCGCAAAAACCATTCCCAGGAAGAGGATTTCCCTCAAGAGATCTAAGAAAGGGCTCAGAgatatatttcatataaaaaaaaataaaccagagagCCTCACGTTCCTGGTTGAGAAGGACAAGAATCTGTCCTCTCCAGGCTGCAAGAGTGAGTTGTCTGGGCGTCTTGCAAAGTATCTTTTCAAAACCGGAGAAACATTTGCAGCTGATTGCTTGTCACAAGACTGCTCAGACAGTGAACTGCAGTCTGACTCTTCCTATGACTGCTGCAACACCCTGTGTGAAGATGTTGCCTCGCTGAAGAGCTTTGATTCCCTCACTGGCTGTGGGGAAATTTTTGCTGATGAGAGCTCTGCTCACCTGGAGCTGGAGAACAGCAAAGAAGTTCTGCTGAGACGAAGCAAGTGCAAAGACAGCCCCGTCATGGGCTCTTTCCAAGGGGGGGTGGAGCAGCTGGCCTCTCCTGGCCAGAATGAGACTGTTGAATTTGCAAAGTTTTGGGACAACATCAACAAATCAGTGAGGCTACATCAGAGCGCTCTGTTCGATAAGAAGTTACTGAAGATACCTGGTCCTGAGGTGGAAAAGGCTACAAGCCAGGCTGCTACATCTGTGACAGACCCCCAAGTGTCACCTAATAAAGATGGTGACAATTCCAAAGAGAGCTCCACAGAAACAGAAACGCCAAAAAGTGACAACCAGGAGTCCACATCCACAAGTGATGAAGGCTACTATGATTCATTCTCTCCTGGGCAAGATGATGACATGAAGGAAGCTCAGACCCCTGGGGTCCCAGGTAGATTTCCAAGAGACAGTTACAGCGGAGATGCCCTTTATGAGCTCTTCTATGACCCAAATGAAGTCAAAATAAACCCAGTCCTAGATGATGACTTGTGCACATCTGAAAGCATTTCAGAACAAGCCATTGAAATCCCTTTGTCCATTTACAGCTTTCATGTTGGAGCTGAGGAGAACATGGCTTCCCAACCAGCTCTAGACATTATCAGCCAGGGTTTTTTCCACAGCACATGGAAAGGCAAAGAATGTTTGCTAAAGCTTTGTGATACTGAGCTTTCACTGACCATGGGAATAATAAACTGGCTGCGAAAACACTCGGGACTCATTTCCTCCCCTGACTCTCTTCCCAGTCTTCAATCACAGACAGAAAAGTCCAATGGTTCATTGATCCCACCCAGTCCCACTCCAGAGCAGAAAGTGAGCACAGAAGCTCAGCAGGAGAAACCAAACAAGGAAGAATCTAATACATTTAACCTATGTGTGTCTTTGGATGAAAGCAAACATGCAACCCAGGCCTCTTCAGTAAACGTTGCTGAAAGAGACCACAGCCTGGAATCTTGCCCTAACACATCTAATTTGGATTTCCAAGGAAATGAAGGGAGTCACCACAAGGATTCATCTACAGTGCCTGGGACTGTAGAAGCCACCAGAGCATCAAGTTATGCACCACAATCACAGGCTAACGGAGACAATCTGCAGACATCTTCAACTGAGAATAAGAAGGTGACAATTTCAGAAGGATGCGAGACATCCGGAGATAAAAACCCACAGCCAGAAAAGCTGAACAGAGAGAGTGGCTCTCAGAGCTCTGAAAACCCTTTGTTAGATGATAATCACGAAGTAGAATCATGTTACTCCTACAAGACTGCTGCGACCTCACTCTTGGATCCCCTTGAGAGGGAGGACAGAAATAAACCAATGTATCACACTCTCTCTATTTCCTGTGACAAACCGctgcagcctcttgctctcaGACGCTTCCAGAGCTACATTAGCCCCACACCAACAGAGAACAGCACTAACATAGTGCAGCTCTTAGAGCGCTGTGTAACACAAGTGGCATCATTAAAAATCAGCTATGAAAACAAGCACCTCGAAGACAGATGCATTGGGAATGAAATTAATAATATCATTCGTAAGATATCTCAGTacaaaaacaagttatttttacaaaatgaatGCAACTGCATTGCCCAAAATCCAGAATGCTCCAGTATTCCTAGCACAAACCAATACAACTATGAGACAAGTTTCCAATCCAGCAGTCTGTATAATTTGAAGCAAAATGGGGAGCAAGTTTGCTCTGAAGATGAGAAAAGTAGAGCAAAAATCCTAGATGAGGTTACTAGAAGCAAGATAAATTTTGAATATGCCCAGCTAAATAATCAAGCGCTCTCCTATTTAAAAGACTTTACATTTGATCTTAGTCCAAGTGACTCTGCCCCTGCTACAACTCTTAGTAGACCAACATTTTTACCTCTCTTTAACTCTGTCTGCTCAGACATACCTGCTACCTTGTCGCAAGCTTCATACAGCACCACCGTCTCTCTAGCTGACTCGCTGCAGTCTAAGGAGGCCGCGCAGTGCAGCCCAGGGCCGTGGAGTTATGCAGAGACCCCCTGCAGGGGCCTGGCTGGAGGAAGCGCTCTGTCCCCTCACCCAGAGGCAGCAACCCTGGA